The DNA region CAGGAGCATGAGACGGGATTGATCCCGGCGGGACGCGGGCGCCTGGGCAATCAGCTCTTGAGGAAGAGTGTAATCGTAGTCACTCAGGAGATACATCTGTTCACGACCGTCCAAAATAGATCAAACCAAGTCCGGCCATCATCAGGAGGAATCCCGTGATCCTGACAGTTGAATCCGGCAACTCAGCCATTTTTCTAATCCACACTTTCATCCTTGCAGGGGCGGCGAAATAAGGAAGCCCCTCCACTATCATGACCATCCCAAGCACACACAGAAAATATTCCATCCTATCCCTCACAGTTCGTTTTGGGCATTAGTCCGTTATTAACGAGATTCGTGTTTTTTCTGCCAGAAAATATTCGCGATACACCGTTTTTCGATACTGACAAATAATTGAGGGATTGAGGAATTCCGCGATTGAGGAATTAAAAGTACGCGGCACCATTCAATTCCCAAATTCCCCAATTCGCAATTCCTCAATTCTGGTCTATCCGGGTTAGGTTATAGTATTCCGTCACTTGCTTTGTCAAAAGAAAAGCCGGCCGTCCCGTTTGCCTTTTCAGGGGACATCTGGTAAGAAAATTCAAAATGATCC from Deltaproteobacteria bacterium includes:
- a CDS encoding DUF2065 domain-containing protein, with the protein product MEYFLCVLGMVMIVEGLPYFAAPARMKVWIRKMAELPDSTVRITGFLLMMAGLGLIYFGRS